In one Cyprinus carpio isolate SPL01 chromosome B2, ASM1834038v1, whole genome shotgun sequence genomic region, the following are encoded:
- the LOC109106093 gene encoding claudin-11-like, which yields MANTCLQFTGFVMSFLGWIGLIIATATNEWVVTCKYNMNTCKKMDELEAKGLWADCVISTALYHCITLTQILELPAYIQTSRALMVTASILGLPAVALVLMSMSCINLGSEPESAKNKRSVLGGTIILLTAFCGIVSTVWFPIGAHHEKGLMSFGFSLYSGWVGTALCLLGGCMITCCSADTPATYTENNRFYYSKQGPAHSGPASTNHAKSAHV from the exons ATGGCAAATACTTGCTTACAATTCACGGGTTTTGTGATGAGTTTTCTTGGTTGGATCGGGCTTATCATCGCCACTGCCACTAATGAATGGGTAGTCACTTGTAAATATAACATGAACACCTGTAAGAAGATGGATGAACTGGAGGCCAAAGGTTTGTGGGCAGACTGTGTGATCTCTACTGCGCTGTATCACTGCATCACACTCACGCAGATTCTCGAGCTACCAG cgtaCATCCAGACATCTCGGGCGTTAATGGTCACAGCTTCGATTCTCGGATTGCCTGCTGTCGCGCTCGTGCTCATGTCCATGTCTTGTATTAACCTCGGAAGTGAACCAGAAAGCGCCAAGAACAAACGATCAGTGCTCGGAGGAACCATAATACTGCTGACTG CTTTTTGCGGCATTGTCTCCACCGTGTGGTTTCCCATCGGGGCCCATCATGAGAAGGGCTTGATGTCCTTCGGCTTCTCCCTGTATTCGGGCTGGGTGGGCACGGCACTTTGTTTGCTGGGAGGCTGTATGATCACCTGCTGTTCAGCGGACACCCCAGCTACATACACTGAAAACAATCGATTCTACTATTCCAAACAGGGCCCCGCTCATTCCGGCCCTGCCTCCACTAACCACGCCAAAAGTGCTCATGTTTGA